A region from the Flavobacterium enshiense genome encodes:
- a CDS encoding DUF5522 domain-containing protein gives MNNQIDPNNLKEGEDFYYTPEGYKCFTEKYHLKRGYCCKSGCRHCPYGFDKKTGQINKKNK, from the coding sequence ATGAATAACCAAATTGACCCAAATAATTTAAAAGAGGGGGAAGATTTTTATTATACACCGGAAGGCTACAAATGTTTCACGGAAAAATACCACCTGAAACGAGGTTATTGCTGCAAAAGCGGATGCCGCCACTGCCCTTATGGCTTCGACAAAAAAACAGGTCAGATCAATAAAAAGAACAAATAG
- a CDS encoding urocanate hydratase gives MTFQEQIAEGIPSVLPQPKPYETNINHAPKRKEILSEEEKKLALRNALRYFEPKHHAELIPEFKEELEKYGRIYMYRLRPDYRMYARPISEYPGKSEQAKAIMLMIQNNLDYAVAQHPHELITYGGNGAVFSNWAQYLLTMKYLSEMTDEQTLVMYSGHPMGLFPSHKDAPRVVVTNGMMIPNYSRPDDWEKFNALGVTQYGQMTAGSYMYIGPQGIVHGTTITVLNGFRKIKTNPSGGLFVTSGLGGMSGAQPKAGTIAGCVTVCAEVNPKITRIRHEQGWIHEIVEDITLLVARVRKALENKEVVSIAYLGNIVDVWERFDEEGLYIDLGSDQTSLHNPWAGGYYPTGYTFEESNEMMANNPEQFKIEVQKTLRRHAAAINKHTAKGTYFFDYGNAFLLEASRAGADVMAENPTLGREFKYPSYVQDIMGPMCFDYGFGPFRWVCCSGNPDDLAKTDKIACDVLEKMKKNSPVEIQQQMADNIQWIKGAQENKLVVGSQARILYADAEGRTKIAEAFNQAIARGEIGYVVLGRDHHDVSGTDSPYRETSNIYDGSRFTSDMAIQNVIGDSFRGATWVSIHNGGGVGWGEVVNGGFGMVLDGSKDASRRLESMLFWDVNNGISRRSWARNEGAVFAIKRAMETQPLLKVTIPNLVDDTLLND, from the coding sequence ATGACATTTCAAGAACAAATTGCAGAAGGAATCCCATCGGTTTTACCGCAACCAAAACCATACGAAACCAATATAAATCACGCACCAAAGCGTAAAGAAATACTATCGGAAGAAGAAAAGAAATTAGCACTTCGCAACGCACTTCGTTACTTCGAACCAAAACATCATGCCGAACTAATCCCGGAATTCAAGGAAGAACTTGAAAAATACGGACGTATCTACATGTACCGTCTGCGCCCGGATTACAGAATGTATGCTCGTCCTATTTCGGAATACCCTGGAAAAAGCGAGCAGGCAAAAGCCATTATGTTAATGATCCAGAACAATCTGGATTATGCTGTGGCACAACACCCGCACGAATTGATTACTTACGGCGGAAACGGGGCGGTTTTCAGTAACTGGGCACAATATCTTCTGACAATGAAATACTTGTCTGAAATGACAGACGAACAAACATTGGTAATGTATTCCGGACACCCAATGGGATTATTCCCATCACATAAGGATGCTCCAAGAGTAGTCGTTACCAACGGAATGATGATTCCTAACTACTCCAGACCGGATGACTGGGAAAAATTCAACGCACTTGGCGTAACGCAATACGGACAAATGACTGCCGGAAGTTACATGTATATAGGCCCCCAGGGAATCGTTCACGGAACTACAATTACTGTTTTGAACGGCTTCCGTAAAATCAAAACCAATCCAAGTGGCGGTTTATTCGTAACTTCTGGTCTGGGCGGAATGAGTGGTGCTCAACCAAAAGCGGGGACCATTGCAGGATGCGTAACAGTGTGTGCAGAAGTAAATCCGAAAATCACCAGAATACGCCACGAACAAGGCTGGATTCATGAAATCGTGGAAGACATCACCTTATTGGTTGCCAGAGTACGAAAAGCATTAGAAAATAAAGAAGTAGTATCCATCGCTTATTTAGGAAATATTGTTGATGTTTGGGAAAGATTTGATGAAGAAGGTTTATATATCGACTTGGGTTCCGATCAGACATCATTACACAACCCTTGGGCGGGAGGCTACTACCCAACCGGATATACTTTTGAGGAATCCAATGAAATGATGGCTAACAATCCGGAGCAATTCAAAATTGAAGTACAGAAAACTTTACGCCGTCATGCTGCTGCCATCAACAAGCACACAGCAAAGGGAACTTATTTCTTCGACTACGGAAATGCCTTCTTATTAGAAGCTTCCCGCGCTGGTGCTGATGTAATGGCAGAAAATCCAACCTTGGGAAGAGAATTCAAATACCCTTCATACGTTCAGGACATTATGGGACCAATGTGTTTTGACTATGGTTTCGGTCCGTTCCGCTGGGTTTGTTGTTCAGGAAACCCGGATGATCTGGCAAAAACTGACAAAATTGCCTGTGACGTATTGGAAAAAATGAAGAAAAACTCACCGGTTGAAATCCAACAGCAAATGGCCGATAACATACAATGGATTAAAGGCGCACAGGAAAACAAATTGGTTGTAGGTTCACAGGCACGTATCTTATATGCCGATGCAGAGGGAAGGACTAAAATCGCTGAAGCTTTCAACCAGGCCATTGCCCGCGGAGAAATTGGCTATGTGGTTTTAGGCCGAGATCACCACGATGTTTCCGGCACTGACTCACCATACAGAGAAACCTCAAACATCTATGACGGTTCTCGTTTCACGTCTGACATGGCTATCCAAAACGTAATTGGAGACAGTTTCCGAGGAGCTACCTGGGTATCCATCCACAATGGTGGCGGTGTTGGCTGGGGAGAAGTTGTCAACGGTGGATTTGGTATGGTTCTTGATGGTAGTAAAGATGCCTCAAGACGCTTAGAATCAATGCTTTTCTGGGATGTCAACAACGGTATTTCCCGAAGAAGCTGGGCAAGAAATGAAGGTGCTGTTTTCGCAATAAAACGCGCAATGGAAACACAACCACTATTGAAAGTTACAATTCCGAATTTAGTGGATGATACGTTATTAAACGATTAG
- a CDS encoding DUF4136 domain-containing protein, whose protein sequence is MKTLKLFFLLLLITVGACSPIQVDADYDKATDFSQYKTYNFMKDGIAKVEISDLDKKRIINAIDNEMQAKGYTKSETPDLMVNFFTKEMDYVNVSNYYGYWGYGWGWYPYYGYPYAYTTTEGTLYIDLVDTKRKELVWQGVGSGLLAERMSEKEQRINEFVNRILLQFPPEVKKDKKDKKDKK, encoded by the coding sequence ATGAAAACGTTGAAACTATTTTTTCTTTTGCTGCTCATCACAGTAGGAGCCTGTAGCCCGATACAAGTAGATGCCGATTATGACAAAGCCACCGATTTCAGTCAGTATAAGACTTATAATTTCATGAAAGACGGCATTGCCAAAGTGGAGATTTCTGATTTGGACAAAAAAAGAATTATCAACGCTATTGACAATGAAATGCAGGCAAAAGGTTATACAAAAAGTGAAACTCCCGATTTAATGGTAAACTTTTTTACCAAAGAAATGGATTATGTCAACGTAAGCAACTACTATGGTTATTGGGGTTATGGCTGGGGATGGTATCCTTATTATGGTTACCCTTACGCCTATACCACAACCGAAGGCACATTGTACATCGATCTGGTCGATACAAAGAGAAAAGAACTTGTTTGGCAAGGTGTTGGCTCAGGTCTTTTAGCCGAGAGAATGAGCGAAAAAGAACAACGAATCAATGAATTTGTCAACAGGATTCTATTACAGTTTCCACCTGAAGTAAAAAAGGACAAAAAAGACAAAAAGGATAAAAAGTAG
- a CDS encoding group III truncated hemoglobin: MQDIQNLDDIKQMVNSFYDKVRQDEFIGPIFDEQIQDRWEMHLEKMYGFWQTVLLDVHAYSGSPFPPHARLPIQKEHFDRWMTIFTQNIDEQFAGPIADEAKWRAGKMAEMFNYKIEYFRNANQKPLT; this comes from the coding sequence ATGCAAGACATTCAAAACCTCGACGATATCAAACAGATGGTCAATTCCTTTTATGACAAAGTGAGACAGGATGAGTTTATCGGACCGATTTTCGATGAACAAATTCAAGATCGCTGGGAAATGCATTTAGAAAAAATGTATGGATTCTGGCAAACAGTTTTGTTGGATGTTCATGCCTACTCCGGCAGTCCGTTTCCACCTCATGCCCGACTTCCAATCCAGAAGGAACATTTCGACCGATGGATGACTATTTTCACTCAAAACATAGACGAGCAATTTGCCGGTCCTATAGCAGATGAAGCCAAATGGCGTGCAGGAAAAATGGCCGAAATGTTCAACTATAAAATTGAATATTTCAGAAACGCCAATCAAAAACCGCTTACATAG
- a CDS encoding DUF6340 family protein, translating into MIKNYSKLTLGILLSGFLFSCSSTNLLTLSVTEPAPVYVPSQGKSVGIINRSLPNSKNEPFDVIDKILSVEGKDLDKDGANESVLGLQNELTKNNGFATVKLIDDANLKSVGLGVFPAALQWENVEKIAQKNQVDYLFELSFYDTDTKVDYKTATVEKANVVGIKIPMIEHQVNIATMIKNGWRIYDVKNKEILDEIASNNVINSSGRGINPVKAAEAVMGRKQNVLKISNRLGVDYALKTLPYKIRVSRDYYVKGTPNFEIGRRRAQTGNWDGAAELWEKEVNNPDPTIAGRACYNMAIINEINGNLDAAVNWASKSYSDYGDKLALRYLNILKDRIAKKEQLVAENQ; encoded by the coding sequence ATGATAAAAAACTACTCTAAACTCACTTTAGGGATATTGCTTTCCGGTTTTTTGTTCTCGTGCAGCTCTACGAATCTTCTTACCTTGAGCGTAACAGAACCTGCTCCTGTTTATGTCCCTTCTCAAGGAAAATCGGTAGGTATCATTAACCGAAGTCTGCCCAACTCAAAAAACGAACCTTTTGATGTAATCGACAAAATCTTGTCGGTGGAAGGAAAAGATTTAGATAAAGACGGCGCCAATGAATCGGTTTTAGGCCTTCAAAACGAGTTGACAAAAAACAATGGTTTTGCCACCGTAAAATTGATTGACGATGCCAATCTGAAAAGTGTTGGCTTGGGCGTCTTTCCCGCCGCTCTTCAATGGGAAAACGTGGAAAAAATTGCCCAAAAAAATCAGGTTGATTATCTTTTCGAACTCTCGTTTTATGATACGGACACCAAAGTGGATTATAAAACTGCTACAGTAGAAAAAGCAAACGTAGTCGGCATTAAAATCCCAATGATAGAACATCAGGTGAATATTGCCACTATGATCAAAAACGGATGGCGTATTTATGATGTCAAAAACAAGGAAATTCTTGATGAAATAGCATCAAACAATGTAATTAACTCGTCCGGTCGAGGAATCAATCCGGTAAAAGCAGCGGAAGCTGTGATGGGAAGAAAACAAAACGTCTTGAAAATCAGCAACCGTTTGGGAGTCGATTACGCATTAAAAACATTGCCATACAAAATCAGGGTTTCACGTGATTACTACGTAAAGGGAACCCCTAACTTCGAAATCGGAAGAAGACGGGCACAAACCGGTAATTGGGACGGCGCAGCAGAACTTTGGGAAAAGGAAGTCAACAATCCCGATCCTACCATTGCAGGAAGAGCCTGCTATAACATGGCCATCATAAATGAAATAAACGGAAATTTGGATGCAGCCGTAAATTGGGCTTCAAAATCCTACAGCGACTATGGAGATAAACTGGCTTTACGCTACCTCAACATCCTGAAAGACCGGATTGCTAAAAAAGAGCAGCTGGTAGCAGAAAACCAATAA
- a CDS encoding alpha-ketoacid dehydrogenase subunit alpha/beta, with amino-acid sequence MLKKETMNTIDMPVLVDKSTLKKAFSTMAAAKAMATLYEDNFKVVSKYVHATSRGHEAIQIAVGMQLLPQDYAFPYYRDDAMMLGIGMQPYDMMLQLMAKKDDPFSGGRTYYCHPSLRDADKPKIPHQSSATGMQAIPATGAAMGFWYKENVGLDDTTVNEKPVVVCSLGDASVTEGEIAEAFQMAALKQLPILYLVQDNGWDISANAAETRAQNAFEYAKGFHGIEAITIDGANFTESYLAIQKVLKTIREERRPFLVHAKVPLLNHHTSGVRMEWYRDDLEEAHSRDPYPVLLKQMIDAEFTLDEIAEIEHAATEKVKRDYEKALKAEDPKPEDLFTHDFAPTPITEEAGERNPEREDKVVMVDCALFAVEELMRKHKECLLYGQDVGGRLGGVFREAATLAQKFGDERVFNTPIQEAFIVGSTVGMSAVGLKPIVEVQFADYIWPGLNQLFTEVSRSCYLSNGKWPVSMILRVPIGAYGSGGPYHSSSVESVLANIRGIKIAYPSNGADLKGLLKAAYYDPNPVVILEHKGLYWSKVKGTDEARTNEPSEDYVLPFGKANVVQEIWEQETKETISVITYGMGVHWALNASSKIKDQVEIIDLRTINPLDEETILKSVKKTKKCLVVTEESINNSFARSLAGMIQEKCFKYLDAPVMTIGSENMPAIPLNSVLEQTMIPSAEKVKAKIEELLAY; translated from the coding sequence ATGCTGAAGAAAGAAACAATGAATACGATTGATATGCCAGTACTTGTAGATAAATCAACCCTTAAAAAAGCATTTTCAACCATGGCTGCTGCCAAAGCAATGGCCACTTTGTATGAAGATAATTTTAAGGTGGTTTCTAAATATGTTCACGCAACTTCCCGAGGTCATGAAGCGATTCAGATTGCGGTCGGGATGCAATTATTGCCACAGGATTACGCTTTTCCTTATTACCGTGACGATGCGATGATGTTGGGAATCGGGATGCAGCCTTATGATATGATGTTGCAGCTGATGGCAAAAAAAGATGATCCTTTTTCGGGAGGAAGAACCTATTACTGTCACCCGAGTTTGCGCGATGCGGACAAGCCTAAAATTCCACATCAGTCTTCTGCGACAGGGATGCAGGCGATTCCTGCAACGGGTGCGGCGATGGGATTTTGGTATAAAGAAAATGTAGGTCTTGACGATACGACTGTAAATGAAAAACCGGTTGTGGTTTGCTCACTTGGAGATGCATCGGTAACCGAAGGTGAAATTGCAGAAGCCTTCCAGATGGCGGCATTAAAGCAATTGCCTATTTTATATTTAGTACAGGATAACGGATGGGATATTTCAGCGAATGCAGCAGAAACCCGTGCGCAAAATGCATTTGAATATGCTAAAGGATTCCACGGCATTGAAGCAATTACAATTGACGGAGCTAATTTCACCGAAAGTTATTTGGCGATTCAAAAAGTGCTCAAAACGATACGTGAAGAACGCCGACCGTTTTTGGTTCATGCTAAAGTTCCATTGTTGAACCACCACACGTCGGGCGTTCGAATGGAATGGTACCGTGATGATTTGGAGGAAGCACATTCGAGAGATCCGTATCCGGTTTTATTGAAGCAGATGATCGATGCTGAATTCACATTGGATGAAATCGCAGAAATCGAACATGCGGCTACAGAGAAAGTTAAAAGAGATTACGAAAAAGCCTTAAAAGCAGAAGATCCGAAACCGGAAGATTTATTCACGCACGATTTTGCTCCGACTCCTATTACAGAGGAAGCAGGCGAAAGAAATCCGGAACGTGAAGACAAAGTGGTAATGGTGGATTGCGCTTTGTTTGCCGTTGAAGAACTGATGCGAAAACATAAGGAATGCCTTTTATACGGTCAAGACGTTGGAGGACGACTAGGCGGAGTTTTCAGAGAAGCGGCTACGTTGGCTCAAAAATTTGGGGACGAACGTGTGTTTAATACCCCGATTCAAGAAGCTTTCATTGTAGGTTCTACTGTGGGAATGTCGGCCGTTGGTTTAAAACCGATTGTTGAGGTTCAGTTTGCTGATTACATTTGGCCGGGACTGAATCAGTTGTTTACCGAGGTTAGCCGTTCATGTTATTTGTCTAACGGTAAATGGCCGGTGAGCATGATTTTGCGCGTGCCAATAGGTGCTTACGGAAGTGGCGGACCTTACCACTCTTCTTCAGTGGAAAGTGTATTGGCTAATATTCGCGGTATCAAAATCGCATATCCAAGTAATGGTGCCGATTTGAAAGGATTATTGAAAGCAGCATATTACGACCCGAATCCGGTAGTAATTTTAGAGCATAAAGGTTTGTATTGGTCAAAGGTGAAAGGAACCGATGAAGCGCGTACAAATGAGCCGAGCGAGGATTATGTTTTACCTTTCGGAAAAGCGAATGTCGTTCAGGAGATCTGGGAACAGGAAACCAAAGAAACTATTTCTGTGATTACTTACGGAATGGGAGTGCACTGGGCTTTGAATGCTTCTTCGAAAATCAAGGATCAGGTGGAAATTATCGATTTAAGAACGATAAATCCATTGGATGAAGAAACGATTCTTAAATCGGTTAAAAAGACCAAAAAATGTCTTGTAGTAACGGAAGAATCCATCAATAATTCTTTTGCAAGAAGCTTGGCCGGAATGATTCAGGAGAAATGTTTCAAATATCTTGATGCGCCGGTAATGACGATTGGTTCGGAAAATATGCCTGCCATTCCGTTAAACAGCGTTTTGGAGCAGACCATGATTCCTTCTGCCGAAAAAGTAAAAGCGAAAATAGAAGAGTTGTTAGCGTACTAA